In Agrobacterium sp. RAC06, a single window of DNA contains:
- a CDS encoding histone deacetylase family protein: protein MRVFYSEKHKLRDAKTELHGGLLVKPFEGPFRAEWVLSGVKEAGFTDVRAPAEHGLETALKVHDAGYLEFLRTCWDRWQAHGFEGEAIATSFPCRRSQTGRVPKNIDGAVGYYTNSAETSISKGTYEAAIASMDVALSGADWLNEGNRFAFSLCRPPGHHAGIDLFGGYCFINNAAVAAQRLIDHGAKKVAILDVDFHHGNGTQDITYRRGDIFFASLHGEPEDAFPFFLGYADETGEGEGEGLNANYPMPSGTPFDIWSAALEDSLKKIKAYGAEAIVVSLGVDTFEKDPISFFKLKSPDYIRMGEMIAASGVPVLTLMEGGYGVPEIGLNVANVLKGLEG from the coding sequence ATGCGCGTATTCTATTCCGAAAAGCACAAGCTGCGAGACGCCAAGACCGAGCTGCATGGCGGCCTGCTGGTCAAGCCTTTCGAGGGGCCGTTCCGCGCCGAATGGGTGCTCTCGGGCGTCAAGGAGGCGGGCTTCACCGATGTCCGCGCGCCGGCCGAACACGGGCTTGAAACCGCGCTCAAGGTGCATGACGCAGGCTATCTCGAATTCCTGCGCACCTGCTGGGACCGCTGGCAGGCGCATGGCTTCGAAGGCGAGGCGATCGCCACCTCCTTCCCCTGCCGCCGCAGCCAGACGGGCCGCGTGCCGAAGAACATCGACGGCGCCGTCGGCTACTACACCAATTCGGCAGAGACTTCGATTTCCAAGGGCACCTATGAGGCGGCGATTGCCTCGATGGATGTGGCCCTGTCCGGTGCCGACTGGCTGAACGAGGGCAACCGCTTCGCCTTCTCGCTCTGCCGCCCGCCCGGCCACCATGCCGGCATCGATCTCTTCGGCGGCTATTGCTTCATCAACAACGCTGCGGTCGCCGCCCAGCGGTTGATCGACCACGGCGCCAAGAAAGTCGCGATCCTCGACGTCGACTTCCACCACGGCAATGGCACGCAGGACATCACCTATCGTCGCGGCGACATCTTCTTCGCCTCGCTGCATGGCGAGCCGGAAGACGCCTTCCCCTTCTTCCTCGGTTATGCCGACGAAACCGGTGAGGGCGAAGGCGAAGGCCTGAACGCCAACTACCCGATGCCCTCGGGCACGCCTTTCGACATCTGGTCGGCAGCGCTGGAAGACAGCCTGAAGAAGATCAAGGCCTATGGCGCAGAGGCGATCGTCGTTTCGCTCGGCGTCGACACCTTCGAAAAGGACCCGATCAGCTTCTTCAAGCTGAAGAGCCCTGACTATATCCGGATGGGCGAAATGATCGCGGCCAGTGGCGTGCCGGTGCTGACGCTCATGGAAGGCGGCTACGGCGTGCCGGAAATCGGACTCAACGTCGCCAATGTGCTCAAAGGGCTGGAAGGTTGA
- a CDS encoding alpha/beta hydrolase: MIGKLSLSGVVLAIAFFCASLTPSLMPREALVQGSLSGIASAVGYFFGVLLSSLWRLFELPEPRLRRDKALFWIAAFGVSAMAVALWRSAVWQESARALWQMAPLDVSYLEAVLVAAALFLSLLWIARLFMMLFRRLAARMATIFPARFATAIGFVIAAFIFWSIGENVVLRGAIRLADSSFQQLDDLMEDEFAAPTSSAKTGGPDSRLEWHGLGRQGRHYIASGPTREDIERFWGEPALEPIRVYAGLNNGENIETRVALALEELIRQGGFERSTLVIKAPTGTGWIDPAAADTLDLLLRGDVASVALQYSYLTSWLSLLVEPEYGSESAKALFRAVYRHWKQLPPNERPRLVLYGLSLGALNSQSSVDLLEIVADPFYGALWVGPPFQSRMWSELTAGREAGSPAWLPRYGDGSIVRFTNQRADLNSPYAEWGALRIVYLQYASDAVVFFDPRSAYRSPAWLSGTRGPDVSPELTWYPVLTMLQLLFDMMIATTSPVGYGHVYAPQHHIDPWIAVTGIEIDPADVARLKRHFTAVAETY; the protein is encoded by the coding sequence TTGATCGGCAAGCTTTCCCTGTCGGGCGTCGTTCTCGCGATCGCCTTCTTCTGCGCATCGCTCACTCCCAGTCTCATGCCACGCGAAGCCCTGGTGCAGGGCTCACTGTCCGGCATCGCGTCAGCTGTCGGCTATTTCTTCGGCGTTCTCCTGAGCTCTCTCTGGAGGCTTTTCGAGTTGCCCGAACCCCGGCTGCGTCGGGACAAGGCGCTTTTCTGGATAGCGGCGTTTGGTGTGTCCGCAATGGCCGTGGCGCTCTGGCGCTCCGCGGTCTGGCAGGAATCGGCGCGCGCGCTCTGGCAGATGGCTCCTCTCGACGTGTCATATCTCGAGGCGGTGCTGGTGGCCGCAGCCCTGTTCCTTAGCCTGCTATGGATCGCCCGTCTGTTCATGATGCTGTTCAGGAGGCTGGCGGCACGCATGGCCACCATCTTCCCGGCACGCTTCGCCACCGCGATCGGCTTCGTCATCGCCGCCTTCATCTTCTGGTCGATCGGCGAAAACGTGGTTTTGCGCGGCGCAATCCGGCTCGCCGATTCCTCCTTCCAGCAATTGGACGACCTGATGGAGGACGAATTCGCCGCGCCGACGTCCTCGGCAAAAACCGGAGGACCGGATTCGCGTCTCGAGTGGCATGGTCTGGGCCGGCAGGGTCGTCATTACATCGCGTCTGGCCCGACGCGCGAAGATATCGAGCGCTTCTGGGGAGAGCCGGCGCTGGAGCCTATCCGCGTCTATGCGGGCCTCAACAATGGAGAAAACATCGAGACGCGCGTCGCACTCGCGCTCGAGGAACTTATCCGGCAGGGCGGTTTCGAACGGTCGACGCTGGTGATCAAGGCCCCGACCGGAACCGGCTGGATCGACCCTGCGGCGGCAGACACGCTCGACCTTCTGCTGCGCGGCGATGTCGCAAGCGTCGCCCTGCAATACTCCTATCTGACCAGTTGGCTTTCGCTGCTGGTCGAGCCGGAATATGGCTCGGAGTCGGCAAAGGCGTTGTTTCGCGCCGTCTATCGTCACTGGAAGCAGTTGCCGCCCAATGAACGCCCCCGGCTGGTGCTCTATGGCCTGAGCCTTGGAGCGCTCAACTCGCAGAGCTCAGTCGACCTTCTCGAAATCGTCGCCGATCCCTTCTACGGCGCGCTGTGGGTCGGACCGCCGTTCCAGAGCCGGATGTGGAGCGAACTCACCGCCGGTCGGGAGGCGGGCTCGCCTGCCTGGCTGCCCCGCTACGGCGACGGCTCGATCGTGCGCTTCACCAATCAGCGGGCCGACCTCAATTCACCCTATGCCGAATGGGGGGCACTGCGGATCGTCTACCTGCAATATGCCAGCGACGCCGTGGTATTTTTCGACCCCCGTTCGGCCTATCGGTCTCCCGCCTGGCTCTCGGGCACGCGGGGTCCGGATGTCTCTCCCGAACTCACCTGGTATCCCGTGCTCACCATGCTGCAACTCCTGTTCGACATGATGATCGCGACGACCAGCCCGGTCGGTTACGGGCATGTCTATGCTCCGCAGCATCATATCGATCCCTGGATCGCCGTGACCGGGATTGAAATCGACCCGGCCGACGTGGCCCGGCTGAAGCGCCATTTCACCGCAGTCGCCGAGACCTATTGA